A window of Solanum stenotomum isolate F172 chromosome 3, ASM1918654v1, whole genome shotgun sequence contains these coding sequences:
- the LOC125859519 gene encoding metal-nicotianamine transporter YSL3-like: protein MSRVGVELTEIEKEVTEEMRDGDDEVKRIPPWTKQITVRGIVASVLIGIIYSVIVTKLNLTTGLVPNLNVSAALLAYVILQSWTKILKKANFTSTPFTKQENTIIQTCAVACYSIAVGGGFGSYLLGLNKNTYQQAGVDTSGNTPGSYKEPKLDWMIGFLFVVSFVGLLALVPLRKIMIIDYKLPYPSGTATAVLINGFHTPKGDKLAKKQVKGFMKVFTFSFFWSFFQWFYSGGDQCGFANFPTFGLKAWKQTFFFDFDMTYVGAGMICSHLVNFSLLLGAVLSWGVMWPLLADRNGYWFSSSLPQSSMKSLMGYKVFISIALLLGDGLYNFVRTLYFTFRNIYATLKTKRPESSSSEAKNLPLEELQRNEIFIRESIPFWLACIGYLIFSLISIIVIPIMFPALKWYYVLVAYVFAPALSFCNAYGAGLTDLNMAYNYGKVALFVLAALSGKDNGVVAGLIGCGLIKSMVSISSDLMHDFKTSHLTLTSPRSMLLSQAIGTAIGCVVAPLTFFLFYISFDVGDPNGEYKAPYALIYRNMAILGVEGFSALPLHCLQLCYGFFAFAILANLVRDMAPERVGKLVPLPMAMAVPFLVGASFAIDMAAGSLIVYVWHKLNSKKADLMIPAVASGFICGDGLWILPSAVLALLKVRPPICMAFTVGQT, encoded by the exons ATGAGTAGAGTTGGTGTAGAATTAACGGAGATTGAAAAAGAAGTAACGGAAGAAATGAGAGATGGTGATGATGAAGTGAAGAGAATTCCTCCATGGACTAAACAGATTACAGTACGAGGAATTGTTGCGAGTGTTTTGATTGGAATTATTTACAGTGTGATTGTAACGAAGCTTAATCTCACTACTGGACTTGTACCAAATCTCAATGTCTCAGCTGCTCTGCTTGCTTATGTGATTCTACAGTCATGGactaaaattctaaaaaagGCGAATTTTACATCTACTCCGTTTACTAAACAGGAGAATACTATTATTCAGACTTGTGCTGTTGCATGTTACAGTATTGCTGTAGGAG GTGGCTTTGGATCATATCTTTTGGGACTGAATAAGAACACATATCAGCAAGCTGGGGTTGATACAAGTGGCAATACACCAGGGAGCTATAAGGAACCTAAACTTGATTGGATGATTGGTTTTCTCTTTGTTGTTAGTTTTGTTGGGCTATTAGCTTTGGTTCCTCTTAGAAAG ATCATGATAATTGACTACAAATTACCTTATCCAAGTGGAACTGCGACTGCTGTTCTAATCAATGGATTCCATACACCCAAGGGAGATAAATTAGCCAA GAAACAGGTTAAAGGGTTCATGAAAGTTTTCACATTCAGCTTCTTCTGGAGTTTCTTTCAGTGGTTCTATTCTGGTGGAGATCAATGTGGATTTGCCAACTTCCCCACGTTCGGGTTGAAAGCTTGGAAGCAAAC GTTTTTCTTCGATTTCGACATGACTTATGTGGGAGCTGGAATGATTTGTTCCCACCTTGTGAACTTTTCTTTGCTTCTTGGAGCTGTGCTCTCTTGGGGTGTCATGTGGCCTCTACTTGCTGATCGCAATGGATATTGGTTCTCTTCAAGTTTACCACAGAGCAGTATGAAGAGTCTAATGGGTTACAAG GTTTTTATCTCCATTGCTCTTCTCCTGGGAGATGGCCTTTACAATTTTGTCAGGACACTTTATTTCACTTTTAGAAACATATATGCCACGCTGAAAACAAAAAGGCCTGAATCAT CATCCTCAGAAGCCAAGAATCTTCCACTTGAAGAGCTGCAGAGAAACGAAATATTCATCAGAGAGAGCATTCCCTTCTGGCTAGCTTGTATTGGCTACTTGATTTTTTCCCTCATCTCCATCATTGTCATTCCAATTATGTTCCCTGCGTTGAAGTGGTATTACGTGCTCGTTGCCTATGTTTTTGCACCAGCTTTGAGCTTCTGCAATGCTTATGGTGCCGGTCTAACAGACTTGAATATGGCATACAATTACGGTAAAGTAGCTCTCTTTGTGCTTGCTGCATTATCCGGGAAAGATAACGGTGTTGTTGCTGGACTTATTGGATGTGGACTGATTAAATCCATGGTTTCTATATCCTCTGACCTGATGCACGATTTCAAGACGAGCCATCTGACCCTGACATCCCCGCGTTCCATGTTACTTAGCCAAGCTATTGGGACTGCCATTGGCTGTGTCGTAGCACCTCTTACATTTTTCCTATTCTACATATCTTTTGATGTAGGGGATCCCAATGGGGAGTACAAAGCTCCTTATGCACTCATCTATAGAAACATGGCAATCTTAGGTGTTGAAGGATTCTCAGCTCTGCCTCTCCATTGCTTGCAGCTCTGTTATGGTTTTTTCGCCTTTGCCATACTTGCCAACTTGGTGAGAGACATGGCCCCGGAAAGAGTCGGGAAATTGGTTCCTCTCCCAATGGCTATGGCTGTGCCTTTCCTTGTTGGGGCTTCCTTTGCAATTGATATGGCTGCGGGGAGTTTGATCGTATACGTATGGCATAAACTCAACAGCAAGAAGGCAGATTTGATGATTCCTGCAGTGGCTTCAGGATTTATTTGTGGTGATGGATTATGGATTCTTCCATCAGCAGTACTTGCTTTACTCAAAGTTAGGCCTCCAATTTGTATGGCTTTTACAGTCGGACAGACATAG
- the LOC125859522 gene encoding uncharacterized protein LOC125859522 isoform X2: protein MKKRRSSETKLLKELLLYAASAALSSLVLFVGLRQLDPNRQASKKALEHKKELAKRLGRPIIQTNSYEDVIACDVINPDHIDVEFDSIGGLESIKQALFELVILPLRRPELFHGKLLGPQKGVLLYGPPGTGKTMLAKAIAKESSAVFINVRTSNLMSKWFGDAQKLVAAVFSLAHKLQPAIIFIDEVDSFLGQRKSTDNEASTNMKTEFMALWDGFTTDQNARVMVLAATNRPSELDEAILRRLPQAFEIGMPDHRERTEILKVILRGEKVEGNIDYDGIASLCDGYTGSDLLELCKKAAYFPIRELLNDEKSGKLTAEPRPLLELDLEKALATSKKTKVAASEYSRLSSRHADSDSAINEISKLVVSHILNLQSDN, encoded by the exons atgaagaagagaCGTTCATCGGAGACGAAGTTGTTGAAAGAACTGTTACTTTATGCGGCCAGCGCCGCTTTAAGCAGCCTTGTTTTGTTTGTGGGGCTCCGACAACTTGACCCGAATCGACAGGCTTCCAAAAAGGCTCTTGAGCACAAGAAGGAACTTGCTAAGCGCCTTGGTAGACCTATCATTCAAACCAATTCCTATGAG GATGTTATAGCCTGTGATGTAATCAACCCTGATCATATAGATGTGGAATTTGATTCCATTGGTGGATTGGAATCTATTAAACAAGCTCTATTTGAATTGGTAATTCTTCCCTTGAGGAGGCCTGAACTCTTTCATGGGAAGCTTCTGGGTCCTCAAAAAGGAGTTTTGCTCTATGGACCCCCTGGAACTGGAAAGACAATGCTTGCCAAAGCAATTGCTAAGGAATCAAGTGCTGTTTTTATTAACGTGAGAACATCGAATTTGATGAGCAAATGGTTTGGTGATGCCCAAAAACTCG TTGCTGCAGTGTTTAGTTTGGCGCATAAACTTCAGCCAGCAATTATATTCATTGACGAAGTGGATAGCTTTTTGGGTCAGCGCAAGTCTACTGACAATGAGGCGTCAACAAACATGAAGACTGAATTCATGGCTTTATGGGATGGTTTTACCACAGATC AAAATGCACGGGTTATGGTTCTTGCTGCTACTAATCGGCCATCTGAGCTTGATGAAGCAATTCTTCGACGTCTTCCTCAAGCCTTTGAGATTGGAATGCCTGACCACAGAGAAAGAACTGAGATTTTGAAGGTGATCCTGAGGGGTGAGAAGGTAGAAGGTAACATCGACTATGACGGCATTGCTAGTCTCTGTGATGGATACACTGGTTCTGATCTTCTAGAGCTATGTAAAAAAGCTGCCTACTTCCCCATCCGGGAATTGCTTAATGATGAGAAGAGTGGAAAGCTAACAGCG GAGCCGAGGCCACTGTTGGAATTGGATTTGGAAAAGGCTTTAGCTACGTCGAAAAAGACAAAGGTTGCTGCAAGTGAATATAGCAGGTTAAGTTCAAGGCATGCAGATTCAGATTCTGCAATTAACGAGATTTCTAAGCTTGTGGTTTCCCATATTTTGAATCTCCAGTCAGATAACTAG
- the LOC125859522 gene encoding uncharacterized protein LOC125859522 isoform X1, with protein MKKRRSSETKLLKELLLYAASAALSSLVLFVGLRQLDPNRQASKKALEHKKELAKRLGRPIIQTNSYEDVIACDVINPDHIDVEFDSIGGLESIKQALFELVILPLRRPELFHGKLLGPQKGVLLYGPPGTGKTMLAKAIAKESSAVFINVRTSNLMSKWFGDAQKLVAAVFSLAHKLQPAIIFIDEVDSFLGQRKSTDNEASTNMKTEFMALWDGFTTDQNARVMVLAATNRPSELDEAILRRLPQAFEIGMPDHRERTEILKVILRGEKVEGNIDYDGIASLCDGYTGSDLLELCKKAAYFPIRELLNDEKSGKLTAQEPRPLLELDLEKALATSKKTKVAASEYSRLSSRHADSDSAINEISKLVVSHILNLQSDN; from the exons atgaagaagagaCGTTCATCGGAGACGAAGTTGTTGAAAGAACTGTTACTTTATGCGGCCAGCGCCGCTTTAAGCAGCCTTGTTTTGTTTGTGGGGCTCCGACAACTTGACCCGAATCGACAGGCTTCCAAAAAGGCTCTTGAGCACAAGAAGGAACTTGCTAAGCGCCTTGGTAGACCTATCATTCAAACCAATTCCTATGAG GATGTTATAGCCTGTGATGTAATCAACCCTGATCATATAGATGTGGAATTTGATTCCATTGGTGGATTGGAATCTATTAAACAAGCTCTATTTGAATTGGTAATTCTTCCCTTGAGGAGGCCTGAACTCTTTCATGGGAAGCTTCTGGGTCCTCAAAAAGGAGTTTTGCTCTATGGACCCCCTGGAACTGGAAAGACAATGCTTGCCAAAGCAATTGCTAAGGAATCAAGTGCTGTTTTTATTAACGTGAGAACATCGAATTTGATGAGCAAATGGTTTGGTGATGCCCAAAAACTCG TTGCTGCAGTGTTTAGTTTGGCGCATAAACTTCAGCCAGCAATTATATTCATTGACGAAGTGGATAGCTTTTTGGGTCAGCGCAAGTCTACTGACAATGAGGCGTCAACAAACATGAAGACTGAATTCATGGCTTTATGGGATGGTTTTACCACAGATC AAAATGCACGGGTTATGGTTCTTGCTGCTACTAATCGGCCATCTGAGCTTGATGAAGCAATTCTTCGACGTCTTCCTCAAGCCTTTGAGATTGGAATGCCTGACCACAGAGAAAGAACTGAGATTTTGAAGGTGATCCTGAGGGGTGAGAAGGTAGAAGGTAACATCGACTATGACGGCATTGCTAGTCTCTGTGATGGATACACTGGTTCTGATCTTCTAGAGCTATGTAAAAAAGCTGCCTACTTCCCCATCCGGGAATTGCTTAATGATGAGAAGAGTGGAAAGCTAACAGCG CAGGAGCCGAGGCCACTGTTGGAATTGGATTTGGAAAAGGCTTTAGCTACGTCGAAAAAGACAAAGGTTGCTGCAAGTGAATATAGCAGGTTAAGTTCAAGGCATGCAGATTCAGATTCTGCAATTAACGAGATTTCTAAGCTTGTGGTTTCCCATATTTTGAATCTCCAGTCAGATAACTAG
- the LOC125859527 gene encoding uncharacterized protein LOC125859527 → MPSPITSTSSSSSSIRFMGLLKQPDSNPNNNILDEFDESDVFWSESPDSTVVNSFSPPTPTRHLPQRPPTLYKPSNSGLSAALTDDHHPLVRRKSTLNPSVSATSAAKMIPPVFRSENSNPNSYPKFHQSAPVNVPVWQKKDGPVGGLDRFDEVEDEVEGEEMVPPHVMVAQSHVTFSVFEGVGRTLKGRDLRRVRNAVFQKTGFID, encoded by the coding sequence ATGCCTTCTCCCATCACCagtacttcttcttcttcttcatccatcCGCTTCATGGGTCTCCTTAAACAACCTGACTCCAACCCTAACAACAACATCCTTGATGAATTCGACGAGAGCGATGTTTTCTGGTCTGAATCCCCTGATTCCACTGTCGTTAATTCCTTCTCTCCCCCTACCCCTACCCGCCACCTCCCTCAACGTCCCCCtaccctctacaaaccttccaATTCCGGTCTCTCCGCTGCTCTTACCGACGACCACCACCCTCTTGTCCGTCGTAAATCTACCCTCAACCCTTCTGTATCTGCCACATCTGCTGCTAAGATGATTCCACCGGTGTTTCGTTCGGAGAATTCGAATCCTAATTCTTACCCTAAATTTCATCAATCTGCTCCGGTGAACGTGCCCGTGTGGCAGAAGAAGGATGGACCGGTGGGTGGGTTAGACCGGTTTGATGAGGTGGAAGATGAGGTGGAAGGGGAGGAAATGGTTCCTCCTCACGTGATGGTGGCGCAGTCGCACGTGACGTTCTCTGTTTTTGAAGGCGTTGGGCGGACGCTGAAAGGAAGGGATTTGCGGCGTGTTCGTAATGCTGTATTTCAGAAAACAGGTTTTATTGATTGA